The following DNA comes from Mycoplasma phocoenae.
ATCGTTTACAGCGTAGACTACCAGGGTATCTAATCCTGTTTGCTACCTACGCTTTCGTCCCTCAGTGTCAATATAGACCCAGTAAGCTGCCTTCGCCTTTGGTGTTCTTCCATATATCTACGCATTTCACCGCTTCACATGGAATTCCGCTTACCTCTATCTCATTCTAGTTTACCAGTATCTGATGCAAACCGGAGTTGAGCCCCGGGCTTTAACACCAGACTTAATAAACAACCTACGAACGCTTTACGCCCAATAATTCCGGATAACGCTTGCGACCTATGTATTACCGCGGCTGCTGGCACATAGTTAGCCATCGCTTTCTGGTTAGGTACCGTCAGCTTAGTGGCATTTCCTCCACTAAGTGTTCTTCCCTAACAACAGCACTTTACGACCCGAGGGCCTTCATCGTGCACGCTGTGTCGCTCCATCAGGCTTTCGCCCATTGTGGAATATTCCTTACTGCTGCCTCCCGTAGGAGTCTGGGCCGTATCTCAGTCCCAGTGTGGCCGTTCAGTCTCTCGACCCGGCTAAACATCATAGTCTTGGTAAGCCATTACCTTACCAACTAACTAATGTTCCGCACCCTCATCTTCCAGTGGGGCAAGCGCCCCTTTTACAACATTCTCATGCGAGATTATTGCGTATCCGGTATTAGCAAGCGTTTCCGCTTGTTATCCCAATCTGAAAGGTAGATTAGGCACGTGTTACTCACCCATTCGCCACTAGTAGCAAGCTACTCGTTCGACATGCATGTATTAAGCACACAGCCAGCGTTCATCCTGAGCCAGGATCAAACTCTTAAAAATAATTGAATTGACGTTTATGGTATTTATATCCAGTTTTAAAAGAACTATCTGCAAGTTATTTGCACAAGATTAATTATACAATATAATTATTTTAAAGTCAAGTATTTTTTTAAAATATTTTTTTGTATTAATTTTACTAATTGCTTGTAACTAAGTTGCTTATTAATAATATCAGAATAAAAACAAATTTGTCAAAAATTTTTTATTTTTTTTTGATAATTTTTTTACATTATTTTCTACATTAAAAATTACAAAAAAAACGCAATAAAATACGTTTTTTTTCTATATATAATAGGGACGCTGTTTTTTAAAGATTATTTTGATCATTTTTGGTATACGTTAATTTGCTCTGGTTCAATTTCTTTACCATCTGAAATTAGAAACTCATGAATTGATTTAACTAATGATTTAAAACCTAAATCAAAATCTTTTAAAAATAAATTTCTTTGAGCTTGAATACCTGGTCAAGCGCGACCTTTGCATAACTTATCAGCGACGTATAATATTTTTTCTAATGTTGATAAATTGTCTTTTAAGCTTGTATGACATTTAATTGCTTCTAATATGAAAGTATTATTAACTTTGTATAGGTGTTTTAAAAATACATAAGCTGAAAGCTGGTGCATTTTATATGTAGGTACAAATAATTTCGAGTCGTAATATTTTTTTATTAAAGCAAGATGCTTTTCTGTTGAATATTCTTTTGTAATATCATGCATTAGAGCTGCATAATATGCTCATTTTTTAGGATAGTTTAATAAAGTGGCAAGTTCAACTGCATAGTCTGCGGCATATTTCATATGTTTATAACGTTCATGTGACACAGTATTTTTAATAATTTCTTCGATATATAAAAATTTGTCGCCAATATATTCCATTACACGTTGATCGACGCAATTTATTTGTCCATTACGAAAGTTGGTTGATGAATACGGAAACAATGGATTTTTCAAAATTTCAATGTTATATTTTTTAGCATTTATTTTATTTATATTAGGAGTTCTTTTGAAGCATTTTATTTTTACATAATTATTAAATTCGTCAATTGAGTGTCATTTGTTAATTTTCACTAAATTGTCAGACCCGATTAATAAAAATAATTCATCATTTGGATACTTGTTTTTAAAATGTTTAATTGTTTCAATTGTGTATGATGGACCATTTCTTTTAATTTCAAAGTCGCTAACTTCCATTTTATCTTCTAAAACGATTTTTATCATATTTAATCTATCAACGGCCGACTCACTTTTTTGTTGTGTTTTGAATGGATTAATATTAGCGGGAACAAAAATAAGTTTATCTAAATTTAACGTCTCAATTGCAAAACGCGCTACTTTTATATGACCTTTTGTAACCGGATCAAATGTGCCACCATAAATTGCTATTTTCATATTACTCCTTAGTTATATTAATTTTTTTGAATAATGAATTATCATAGTCTTCTATGTTAAAACGGTTTGAATGTACTCTTTTTTGATTGGTTTTGTTTTCTAAACTGCTTGCTTTATAAATAACTTTTTTGTCAAATACCTCATTCACCGAACTTTCAATTTCATCAATTACATTTTTCGGCTTTGAAAAAATGTCAATATAATTGTTTTTTTGATTATTAGAAATTAAACTTGTAATTCTTACTCCAACACCTCTTAATGGATTTCTATCTCAATTATGTCAAAATAATTCCATAATTGCTTGATAAATGTCTTCTTTTTTATTAATGTATTTTTCTAGGCTTGTTTGGTAGGTATTTCACTGCTTTTCTAAGTTTCTAATTTCTAAAACAACAACTTTTCCGCTTATATGACGCCTACTCATTCTTTGCGAAATTTTGTCGCAAAGTCTTTTAAGTTCATTTAAAAGTCTTGGTTCTTCAACAATGTCGCCTTCCATAAAGGTTAATGAGTTACCAACACCCTTAACTGAATCATGATTTTTTTCTAACTTATCTACTGTAATACCTTTTATTTGCTGTTGTTTTAAATAAAAGTTTTTACCCATAATTTTTTGTAATAAAAAGGTGTTTTTATAATTCGCAAAATCACCAACAGTCAAAATACCAATTTCTTTTAATTTAGGTGCATAACCTTTACCAATACCAAAAAACTTCTCAATCGGTAAATCATAAAAGTGTCTTTCTATATCGCTCGGTTTTGTTCACTTAACGCCAGTTGGCTTGGCAATGTTAGTGGACATTTTTGCAATGAATTTATTATGGCCTATTCCAATTGAACAAGGTATTGATAAATTGTTTTTAATTTTATCACGAATTTCTCACGCTAATAATTCTGGATCGATGTTTCTGTTTTTGATATATTTAGTAAAATCTACATAACACTCATCAATTGAATAAGGTTCAACATCGACTAGGTATTCTCTAGAAATAAAATTAAAAATCCTTATACTTATCAAAGTGTACAGCTCTAAATTAGGCTGCACAATTTTAATATTAGGAATAAATTCTTTAATAAGAAAAATTGGACTTCCAACTTTCGCTCCCAATTGTTTGGCTTCTTGACTCAAGGCTGTTGCTATTGCTCGTTTTGAATTACGCGCTACAGCAACGGGAATGTTTTGCAAATCTTTTCTTACAGTTCTTTCGCACGATACAAAAAATGCATCCATATCAATATGAAAAATTATTTTATCCAATTTTTAACACTCGTTTAAATGCTCTTGAACCTATCAATGCACATTCTAATCTGTTCAAATGTTTTTTCACGTCAATAAAAATAGTTAATTTATTCAAATCTATATCATTTGGTAATGTTGATGTTTTAACCATTTTTTCATATTCATTAATAATATTGATAATTTGTATTTTTGTTTTATTTAATAATTGTTCGCATAGAATATCTACTGAAGAAACAAATATTGAACAACCGTCGCCATTTCAGCGAATCTTAGTTAATTTATCATTTTCAAATTCAATACTTAAAACTAATGTGTCGGCACATCCTGTTATTGAACCATCTTCAACACTCTGTGATAATACTTCGTTTGATTTATGTTTAGGATTCTCATAGTGTTCAAACATGATTTCGCGTTTTTCCATCGCATTATATGAAGTCAATAAAATCACCACCTTTTTTAAGGGTATCAATCAATACATCAATATCTTTTTTTGTATTGTGTAACCCAATACTTGCTCTTAAGTAAGAAGCATGGAATCCAGATTCAGAAGATATTAAAAAGGCACAAAAATTTCCACTTCTTACATATATATTTTTATGTCCTAAGTATGATGCTATATCTTGAGCTGCTATTTTCTTTATATTAAATAAACAAATAACATCACCGGGTTGTGAGAATACATTAATGCCATCAATTTCTTTTAATCTTTCGTGTAAATATAGCGAAATACTTTTTACGTGTTTTTGAATATTTTCAATACCAATTTCATTTTGAAATTCTATTGCTTTACCTAATTGATATATGCCCGCTAAATTCAATGTGCCCGCTTCAAAAGCATTAAAATCTTTTTTATAATCATATGTTTTCATCGCTTTAAAACTTCCACCGCCAAATTTAACTGGATCAACTAAATCAAATAAGCGATCACTGAACACTAATAAGCCAGTTCCGGTAGGTCCGTATAACTTATTTGCACTCATTGCAATAGCATCACACTCATTAATACTTACTTTAGTGTAAGCAATAGCTTGGGCCGCATCATTAATAAAGAATACTTCATTAGATTTAGCTCATTCGTATATTGTTTTCATATCATATTTGACATTAAAATTATTTGTAACTTGTGATAATGCGATTATTTTTGTTTTTGTAGAAGTTTTTGCAAACAAGTCTTGTTGATCTGTGAAAAAAATAATTTTAGCGCCGCATTCTTGCTCCAAAAATCGTTGGTATGGAATGATATTACTTGCATGGTTATAAACACTCAATAAAATTTCATCATTAGGTTTAATGATTTTTTTAAACATTTGTGCAAGTTGATTTAATGAATCTGTAGTTCCGGATGTGAAAATTACGTTATCAATATTTGCATTCAATAAATCAGCGCATAATTTTCTAGTTTTATTAATAAATTCTGATGTGTGAATTCCCAATATTGAATCTTTTGTTCGATTTGATATTGAATATTTTGCGTAAAAATCATAAGCTGCTTGACAAACGATTTGTGGTTTTAATGATAAAGCGCCATTATCTAGATAAACAATATCTTTATTAT
Coding sequences within:
- a CDS encoding Y-family DNA polymerase translates to MDAFFVSCERTVRKDLQNIPVAVARNSKRAIATALSQEAKQLGAKVGSPIFLIKEFIPNIKIVQPNLELYTLISIRIFNFISREYLVDVEPYSIDECYVDFTKYIKNRNIDPELLAWEIRDKIKNNLSIPCSIGIGHNKFIAKMSTNIAKPTGVKWTKPSDIERHFYDLPIEKFFGIGKGYAPKLKEIGILTVGDFANYKNTFLLQKIMGKNFYLKQQQIKGITVDKLEKNHDSVKGVGNSLTFMEGDIVEEPRLLNELKRLCDKISQRMSRRHISGKVVVLEIRNLEKQWNTYQTSLEKYINKKEDIYQAIMELFWHNWDRNPLRGVGVRITSLISNNQKNNYIDIFSKPKNVIDEIESSVNEVFDKKVIYKASSLENKTNQKRVHSNRFNIEDYDNSLFKKINITKE
- a CDS encoding iron-sulfur cluster assembly scaffold protein, with the protein product MEKREIMFEHYENPKHKSNEVLSQSVEDGSITGCADTLVLSIEFENDKLTKIRWNGDGCSIFVSSVDILCEQLLNKTKIQIINIINEYEKMVKTSTLPNDIDLNKLTIFIDVKKHLNRLECALIGSRAFKRVLKIG
- a CDS encoding aminotransferase class V-fold PLP-dependent enzyme; translation: MNFKNQFPMLINNKDIVYLDNGALSLKPQIVCQAAYDFYAKYSISNRTKDSILGIHTSEFINKTRKLCADLLNANIDNVIFTSGTTDSLNQLAQMFKKIIKPNDEILLSVYNHASNIIPYQRFLEQECGAKIIFFTDQQDLFAKTSTKTKIIALSQVTNNFNVKYDMKTIYEWAKSNEVFFINDAAQAIAYTKVSINECDAIAMSANKLYGPTGTGLLVFSDRLFDLVDPVKFGGGSFKAMKTYDYKKDFNAFEAGTLNLAGIYQLGKAIEFQNEIGIENIQKHVKSISLYLHERLKEIDGINVFSQPGDVICLFNIKKIAAQDIASYLGHKNIYVRSGNFCAFLISSESGFHASYLRASIGLHNTKKDIDVLIDTLKKGGDFIDFI
- a CDS encoding nicotinate-nucleotide adenylyltransferase; its protein translation is MKIAIYGGTFDPVTKGHIKVARFAIETLNLDKLIFVPANINPFKTQQKSESAVDRLNMIKIVLEDKMEVSDFEIKRNGPSYTIETIKHFKNKYPNDELFLLIGSDNLVKINKWHSIDEFNNYVKIKCFKRTPNINKINAKKYNIEILKNPLFPYSSTNFRNGQINCVDQRVMEYIGDKFLYIEEIIKNTVSHERYKHMKYAADYAVELATLLNYPKKWAYYAALMHDITKEYSTEKHLALIKKYYDSKLFVPTYKMHQLSAYVFLKHLYKVNNTFILEAIKCHTSLKDNLSTLEKILYVADKLCKGRAWPGIQAQRNLFLKDFDLGFKSLVKSIHEFLISDGKEIEPEQINVYQKWSK